The following coding sequences lie in one Nitrospinota bacterium genomic window:
- a CDS encoding FAD-dependent oxidoreductase has translation MKYLIIGNGIAGITAAENIRKADPRGEIKILTDEKYPFYSRIRLIDFLSRNMKEETLIMKGEKWYADNGIELLSGARGEKIDHASRKVETDDGSAIGYDKLLIATGGVSFVPPFPGAEREGVFTLRTLDDAKAINSYAGKNKRVVIVGGGVLGLEAGFNLIQAGNSVEVVEFFPRLLPRQMDGNGAAVLQNQLESFGFRFYLNAKTKEITGEGKADGLLLEDGRRIEADMVIVSAGVRPADTLAKDLGLQIGKGVVVNDRMETSIEGIYAAGDVIEHNGIFYGLWAASMAQGETAGKNMAGVEALYKGTIMSNSLKVAGVKLFSAGDIDADGKYDDITFADSVAHVYKKMVIKDGKIIGIILYGDVGPRMKLVKAMEEKRDISGLRDALAKWDISAL, from the coding sequence TTGAAATATCTGATAATCGGCAACGGTATTGCGGGAATTACGGCGGCGGAAAATATCCGAAAGGCAGATCCGCGCGGCGAGATAAAGATATTGACTGATGAAAAGTACCCGTTCTACAGCCGCATCCGGCTTATTGATTTCCTCTCGCGCAACATGAAAGAGGAGACACTTATCATGAAAGGGGAGAAGTGGTACGCGGACAACGGGATAGAGCTTCTCTCAGGCGCAAGGGGGGAAAAGATAGATCACGCTTCAAGGAAGGTGGAAACCGATGATGGTTCCGCGATCGGGTACGACAAGCTTCTCATCGCGACCGGCGGGGTGTCGTTCGTTCCGCCGTTCCCAGGCGCGGAGCGCGAAGGGGTATTTACGCTAAGGACGCTGGATGACGCGAAAGCGATAAACAGTTATGCGGGGAAAAATAAAAGAGTAGTCATCGTCGGCGGCGGTGTGCTGGGGCTTGAGGCGGGATTCAACCTGATACAGGCAGGAAACAGTGTTGAGGTGGTTGAATTTTTCCCGAGGCTCCTTCCGAGACAGATGGACGGGAACGGAGCAGCAGTTCTTCAAAACCAGCTTGAATCATTCGGCTTCCGCTTTTACTTAAACGCAAAGACGAAAGAGATCACCGGCGAGGGTAAGGCCGACGGCTTGTTGCTTGAGGACGGCAGACGCATCGAGGCGGATATGGTGATAGTTTCAGCAGGGGTCAGGCCGGCAGATACGCTTGCCAAGGATCTCGGTCTGCAGATAGGGAAAGGGGTTGTGGTGAACGACAGGATGGAAACATCCATTGAAGGGATATACGCGGCCGGGGACGTTATCGAACACAATGGGATCTTCTACGGCCTTTGGGCGGCGTCGATGGCGCAGGGAGAGACCGCCGGAAAAAACATGGCGGGGGTAGAAGCACTGTACAAAGGGACGATCATGTCGAATTCGCTGAAGGTGGCGGGGGTAAAGCTCTTTTCCGCGGGGGATATCGACGCGGATGGGAAGTATGACGACATCACCTTCGCGGACAGTGTGGCGCATGTATATAAAAAGATGGTTATCAAGGATGGCAAAATAATTGGGATCATCCTTTACGGCGACGTTGGCCCGCGCATGAAGCTGGTAAAGGCGATGGAAGAGAAGAGGGATA